Part of the Betaproteobacteria bacterium genome is shown below.
CTATACGTGTTGGAAAACGGTGCTTCAGCGGAAATAGCGATCGTCGGTAACGAGGGGGTCGTCGGTATTTCGCTGTTCATGGGCGGCGATACCACCCCAAGCCGTGCGGTCGTACAGAGCACGGGAGAGGGCTACAGGGTTAGGGCGGCTATCCTGAAGGGAGAATTCCACCGGGGCGGACAGCTGATGCAGCTTTTGTTGCGCTACACCCAGGCGCTGATCACTCAGATGTGCCAAACGGCCGTCTGCAACCGGCACCACTCGGTCGAGCAACAGTTATGCCGGTGGTTGCTCTTGAGCCTCGATCGGCTTTCGTCCAACGAGCTGGTGATGACCCAGGAGCTGATCGCAAATATGCTGGGCGTACGCCGCGAAGGGGTGACGGAGGCAGCCGGAAACCTGCAGCGTGCCGGCCTCATCCGCTACAGCCGTGGACGCA
Proteins encoded:
- a CDS encoding helix-turn-helix domain-containing protein, producing MPSPPDPGKNHLLTALPADVFGRLIPHLEPVSMPLGSSIYESGSQLQHVYFPTTSIVSLLYVLENGASAEIAIVGNEGVVGISLFMGGDTTPSRAVVQSTGEGYRVRAAILKGEFHRGGQLMQLLLRYTQALITQMCQTAVCNRHHSVEQQLCRWLLLSLDRLSSNELVMTQELIANMLGVRREGVTEAAGNLQRAGLIRYSRGRITVLDRPGVERSVCECYAVVKKEFDRLLTDWKKAS